Proteins co-encoded in one Leptotrichia trevisanii DSM 22070 genomic window:
- a CDS encoding ABC transporter substrate-binding protein, with protein MKKLFLMMLLVTIFIISCGKKAADSNVIKIGVIAPLTGNYAQYGTAVKEGVELKVEAINNAGGINGKKIELVIADSKGDVQESVNAFKKMVSQDKVNVVIGEVVSSTSQAISGLAQSAKVPLISATATSLDVTKGKDFVFRTTFTDPYQGTATAKYAKSKGVKSIAILTNSSNDYSVGIANAFKEQAEKDGIKITEEKYTNDDKDFKAILTKVKGQNPQAIFIPDYYNTIGLIISQAKDLGITAQYFGGDGWDGIQTNFGAVAEGAIFASQFSPEDKAENVQKFMKDYQAKFNKEPIMFAALGYDTVEILETALKSAKDLTGTSIKEAINAVSGIDLITGKLKFDADRNPEKAVTFIEVKGGKLTLKEKF; from the coding sequence ATGAAAAAATTATTTTTGATGATGTTGTTAGTCACCATTTTTATTATTAGCTGTGGGAAAAAAGCTGCTGATAGCAATGTTATAAAAATAGGTGTCATTGCACCACTTACAGGGAATTATGCACAGTATGGAACGGCTGTAAAAGAAGGTGTTGAACTGAAAGTTGAGGCTATTAATAATGCAGGTGGGATTAATGGGAAAAAAATCGAGCTTGTTATTGCGGATAGTAAAGGTGATGTTCAGGAATCGGTGAATGCGTTTAAGAAGATGGTTTCACAGGATAAAGTGAATGTTGTAATTGGGGAAGTTGTGTCATCTACTTCACAAGCTATTTCAGGGCTTGCTCAAAGTGCAAAAGTACCTTTAATTTCGGCAACTGCTACAAGTCTTGATGTTACAAAAGGAAAAGATTTTGTATTTAGAACTACATTTACAGATCCTTATCAAGGGACTGCAACTGCAAAATATGCAAAATCAAAAGGTGTAAAATCAATTGCAATTTTAACAAATTCTTCAAATGACTATTCTGTAGGAATTGCTAACGCATTTAAGGAACAAGCTGAAAAAGATGGAATAAAAATTACTGAAGAAAAATATACAAATGATGATAAAGATTTTAAAGCGATTTTGACAAAAGTAAAAGGACAAAATCCTCAGGCTATCTTCATACCTGATTATTACAATACGATTGGACTGATTATTTCTCAGGCAAAAGATTTGGGAATAACTGCTCAATATTTTGGTGGAGATGGATGGGACGGAATTCAGACTAACTTTGGAGCAGTTGCAGAAGGTGCTATTTTTGCAAGTCAATTTTCTCCAGAGGATAAGGCTGAAAATGTTCAGAAATTTATGAAGGACTATCAAGCTAAATTTAACAAGGAACCAATAATGTTTGCTGCACTTGGATATGATACAGTGGAAATTTTGGAAACTGCATTAAAATCTGCAAAAGATTTAACAGGTACATCTATAAAAGAAGCTATAAATGCTGTTAGCGGCATTGATTTAATTACTGGAAAGTTAAAATTTGATGCTGATAGAAATCCTGAAAAAGCGGTTACATTTATTGAAGTAAAAGGTGGAAAACTTACACTAAAAGAAAAATTTTAA